From the genome of Deinococcus sp. AJ005, one region includes:
- the sufD gene encoding Fe-S cluster assembly protein SufD, translated as MTQLSEHLSTHTGPEWLTAKRKASFDLFDTLEVPHSGVEAWKYTQVNVDFGNLNPHPKREVVSDISKLPESVQKRLKGTDVGAFLVLDGPDVVYRTELPAELTAKGVIFTDLKTAVEQHADKVQQYLYSVVPAEVPDDTTIAAPGTTPSKSPDPSEGKFSALAAALWTNGAFVYVPRGVEVDLPLGSFRVMSEAGTFTATRTLVVTEENAKVTFIDEQDSEELPGTYAIGAVELVVKDGAQLRYVSIQNWGKGVTHIQRQRGQVGKDSTLNSLVVTMGGTLSRTEMQSHLLGQGGHSEMLALYFANEDQHFDHYTLQHHAAANCYSDLLYKGVGDDQAVGVFSGMIKVDLGAQKTDAYQKHRTLMLSSEARNFSVPQLEINANDVRCSHGSTTGPVDEQQLFFLRSRGIRQELAEKMLVTAFLEDVLTRVPLKSVVEYIEGIIAEKVGAA; from the coding sequence ATGACCCAACTCAGCGAACACCTCTCCACCCACACCGGCCCCGAGTGGCTGACCGCCAAGCGCAAGGCCAGCTTTGACCTCTTCGACACCCTGGAAGTGCCGCACAGCGGCGTGGAAGCCTGGAAATACACCCAGGTCAACGTGGACTTTGGCAACCTGAACCCGCACCCCAAACGTGAAGTCGTGTCCGACATTTCCAAACTGCCTGAAAGCGTGCAGAAGCGTCTGAAGGGAACGGATGTGGGCGCATTCCTGGTGCTGGACGGCCCGGATGTGGTCTACCGCACCGAACTGCCCGCTGAACTGACTGCCAAGGGCGTCATCTTCACGGACCTCAAGACGGCGGTGGAGCAGCACGCCGACAAGGTGCAGCAGTACCTCTACAGCGTGGTCCCGGCTGAAGTGCCGGACGACACCACCATCGCCGCCCCTGGCACCACGCCCAGCAAGTCCCCCGATCCCAGCGAGGGCAAGTTTTCCGCGCTGGCCGCCGCCCTGTGGACCAACGGCGCGTTCGTGTACGTCCCGCGCGGCGTGGAAGTGGACCTGCCGCTGGGGTCTTTCCGCGTGATGAGCGAGGCCGGAACCTTCACCGCCACCCGCACCCTGGTGGTAACCGAGGAAAACGCCAAGGTGACATTCATTGACGAGCAGGACTCCGAGGAGCTGCCCGGTACCTACGCGATTGGCGCGGTGGAACTGGTGGTCAAGGACGGCGCGCAACTGCGTTACGTGTCCATCCAGAACTGGGGAAAGGGCGTCACGCACATCCAGCGCCAGCGCGGACAGGTGGGCAAGGATTCCACCCTCAACAGCCTTGTGGTCACGATGGGCGGCACCCTCAGCCGTACTGAGATGCAGAGCCACCTGCTCGGTCAGGGAGGGCACTCCGAAATGCTGGCACTGTACTTTGCCAATGAAGACCAGCACTTTGATCACTACACTTTGCAGCACCACGCCGCCGCCAACTGCTACAGCGATCTGCTGTACAAGGGCGTGGGTGACGATCAGGCCGTGGGCGTGTTTAGCGGCATGATCAAGGTGGATCTGGGCGCACAGAAAACCGACGCGTATCAGAAGCACCGCACCCTGATGCTGTCCAGCGAGGCCCGCAACTTCAGCGTGCCGCAACTGGAGATCAACGCCAACGATGTGCGTTGCAGCCACGGCAGCACCACCGGGCCGGTGGACGAGCAGCAACTGTTCTTCCTGCGCTCACGCGGCATCCGGCAGGAGCTGGCCGAGAAGATGCTGGTCACGGCCTTCCTGGAAGACGTGCTGACGCGTGTGCCTCTCAAGAGCGTTGTTGAATATATTGAAGGCATCATCGCCGAGAAGGTGGGCGCAGCTTAA
- a CDS encoding PIN domain-containing protein, giving the protein MLALDTNILIALQKLEPQAVRQYQAALTNDVVTVPATVCYEARRSLLKPEHARRLQRLDILLSGHIILDFDREAADIAALLHHQLRGAGTLIDDADLLIAATALRHGATLITRNTNHFQRIPGLHLADWRQEEQ; this is encoded by the coding sequence GTGCTGGCTCTGGATACCAATATCCTGATCGCGCTGCAAAAGCTGGAGCCGCAGGCCGTTCGCCAGTATCAGGCGGCACTAACGAACGATGTGGTCACTGTACCTGCCACTGTTTGTTATGAGGCCCGCCGCAGTCTGCTCAAGCCGGAACACGCCCGCCGTCTGCAACGCCTTGACATCTTGCTGTCTGGTCATATCATTCTGGATTTTGACCGCGAAGCCGCCGATATTGCCGCCCTGCTTCACCACCAACTCAGAGGGGCAGGCACGCTCATTGACGACGCTGATCTGCTGATTGCCGCCACCGCGTTGCGCCACGGAGCCACCCTCATCACCCGCAACACCAACCATTTTCAACGTATTCCCGGTCTGCACCTCGCGGACTGGCGACAGGAGGAACAATGA